One genomic segment of Vulpes vulpes isolate BD-2025 chromosome 2, VulVul3, whole genome shotgun sequence includes these proteins:
- the KRT222 gene encoding keratin-like protein KRT222 isoform X2, translated as MSKKMDKDEEALKAAQAELKEARRQWQHLQVEIESLQAVERGLENSLHASEQHYQMQLQDLEAVIEGLEKELQEVRRGIEKQLQEHEMLLNTKMRLEQEIATYRRLLEKEEIRYYGCIQGEKKEQKPTTSRVGFVLPSAIINEISFSTKLPQKYENEKVETVTKQAILNGNIVKESTEARGTIQTEKVDEVIKEWEGSFFKDNPRLRKKSVSLRFDLHLAATDEGCLQTKQDNLPDIEVRLIMRRSCSIPSIKPPSTAN; from the exons ATGAgcaaaaaaatggacaaagacgAAGAGGCTTTAAAGGCAGCGCAAGCAGAACTCAAAGAAGCTCGGCGCCAGTGGCAGCACCTGCAAGTGGAAATTGAATCTCTCCAGGCGGTG GAAAGGGGCCTTGAAAACTCCCTACATGCCAGCGAGCAACATTACCAGATGCAGTTGCAAGACCTAGAGGCCGTGATTGAAGGACTAGAGAAAGAACTACAGGAAGTAAGGCGTGGCATCGAAAAGCAGCTTCAAGAGCACGAGATGCTTCTCAACACAAAGATGAGGCTAGAACAAGAAATCGCCACTTATCGCCGCCtcctagaaaaggaagaaatcag ATATTATGGTTGTATCCAaggtgagaaaaaagaacaaaagcctACAACAAGTagagttggttttgttttacctTCAG ccattataaatgaaatatctttttcaacAAAACTCCCACAAAAGTATGAGAATGAAAAAGTGGAAACAGTGACCAAACAGGCAATACTAAATGGAAATATTGTGAAGGAAAGCACTGAGGCTCGTGGCACTATCca gACAGAGAAAGTGGATGAAGTTATTAAAGAATGGGAAGGCTCCTTCTTTAAAGATAACCCTCGATTAAGgaaaaaatctgtttctcttcGATTTGATCTTCATTTAGCAGCCACTGATGAAGGGTGTTTACAGACTAAGCAGGATAATCTACCAGATATAGAAGTCAGGCTTATCATGAGAAGATCATGCAGTATCCCCTCTATCAAACCTCCATCAACAGCTAATTAA
- the KRT222 gene encoding keratin-like protein KRT222 isoform X1, producing the protein MELSQLLNEIRANYEKLLTRNQIETVLSTRIQLEEDMSKKMDKDEEALKAAQAELKEARRQWQHLQVEIESLQAVERGLENSLHASEQHYQMQLQDLEAVIEGLEKELQEVRRGIEKQLQEHEMLLNTKMRLEQEIATYRRLLEKEEIRYYGCIQGEKKEQKPTTSRVGFVLPSAIINEISFSTKLPQKYENEKVETVTKQAILNGNIVKESTEARGTIQTEKVDEVIKEWEGSFFKDNPRLRKKSVSLRFDLHLAATDEGCLQTKQDNLPDIEVRLIMRRSCSIPSIKPPSTAN; encoded by the exons ATGGAGCTGTCCCAGCTACTCAATGAGATCAGGGCAAACTATGAAAAGCTCCTCACCAGAAATCAGATAGAGACCGTGCTCTCAACAAGGATCCAG CTAGAAGAAGATATGAgcaaaaaaatggacaaagacgAAGAGGCTTTAAAGGCAGCGCAAGCAGAACTCAAAGAAGCTCGGCGCCAGTGGCAGCACCTGCAAGTGGAAATTGAATCTCTCCAGGCGGTG GAAAGGGGCCTTGAAAACTCCCTACATGCCAGCGAGCAACATTACCAGATGCAGTTGCAAGACCTAGAGGCCGTGATTGAAGGACTAGAGAAAGAACTACAGGAAGTAAGGCGTGGCATCGAAAAGCAGCTTCAAGAGCACGAGATGCTTCTCAACACAAAGATGAGGCTAGAACAAGAAATCGCCACTTATCGCCGCCtcctagaaaaggaagaaatcag ATATTATGGTTGTATCCAaggtgagaaaaaagaacaaaagcctACAACAAGTagagttggttttgttttacctTCAG ccattataaatgaaatatctttttcaacAAAACTCCCACAAAAGTATGAGAATGAAAAAGTGGAAACAGTGACCAAACAGGCAATACTAAATGGAAATATTGTGAAGGAAAGCACTGAGGCTCGTGGCACTATCca gACAGAGAAAGTGGATGAAGTTATTAAAGAATGGGAAGGCTCCTTCTTTAAAGATAACCCTCGATTAAGgaaaaaatctgtttctcttcGATTTGATCTTCATTTAGCAGCCACTGATGAAGGGTGTTTACAGACTAAGCAGGATAATCTACCAGATATAGAAGTCAGGCTTATCATGAGAAGATCATGCAGTATCCCCTCTATCAAACCTCCATCAACAGCTAATTAA